A single genomic interval of Lewinellaceae bacterium harbors:
- a CDS encoding T9SS type A sorting domain-containing protein, giving the protein MKKLTFTWLYILAFLGFSQIGNAQECLLNAADLVTINMDSRCERTVTPADVLVNLDTTLCDSLGLIIEYPYQELATDLGPNRVDKRLIGYVLTWQVIDSATGNRTWGRLKVEDKFPPTFNCVDTLVSCFVAQDFPAILSDPMDNCDYPARTEILHQQWFDYDCANPDTLGRIERTIRALDVWGNSFTCNQILYIQRENLDSIYVPGLRIIDCCNDSLKNSMYAEYVDGKYIPIPVINDLGESIGLVDPIYLAEGGDTTYLWPNTGYCQIYSDYKDHVIETCGHSYKIRREWKVIDWCAQRDTILTQWIKIVDTMAPVADRPLDITAATKVHDCKAHVELKRPKITKECWDAFDDVEVRYAVDVPSSSHQASEFISGTIAPGKTAIIYLPAGWFTVTYTLTDGCLNYSVYTQNVYVYDNSPPTPVCDEITQVTLDPDSCWARVYAKDLDDGSHDNCCERLHFAVASMDSIDYWRNYWENYFEGCFDHYGYQDYKAYIDAFIEEWINIFVFDDYIDLTHCGSENLVLRVYEACDVPLYDDHLFYGGEHEWYWWNKSPWFMAWYMWKLDEYKHYGDPRPGLTCYEGSTSGPEAEVPITWDFPVTWEITTGTHTFCDPSDLNTPLSKYGYGTPYENMTNTSSIFFEHFFGLDGNHGPEAWQMCYWHPRNESAQADWYSRVLVPYQTEAKVTKTLNITTPYYSKGLYADCMIEVLKDDKVPPVIPDLENLTVYCDGVPYWGDAKLNGVDEFIWHGAQYAHDICAEEDDLGYSSCFLDDTKKDVVNLPAGSLCVKVPWDGHDFGYYGGTYFENYHSYDQKPCQLDQVWKPIYCRVWLWLDYYDRDADHKFNPEDEFTDIYDDIYDNCRIKDIEESVDNHLNECGYGYVVKTWTATDWCDNVTTASQHLYVKPRSDFEVKFPADVKIDCNTVNGSLEEAIKASAAGAGYPVITDDDCELIGVASEDQLFETVEEACYKILRTWTVIDWCVYNADRHVLNPDVIVTDTCVASSDRDCVVRHLKDDGDGIVKYTQIIKVFDHTPPTITPAEDLNACINDPDCAPASIVYPLGEAVDACTPGDKIGYRYYVDLKGAGNPAQYLRGTGNVLNKELPAGNHKVYLIASDNCGNEDTALIKVTVRDCKKPTPYCYHGIATVIMPTSGSVTVWAKDLDAGSYDNCTTDPNRLIFSFSEDVDDQSRVFTCDSIGQREVKVWVTDEAGNQDFCTTYLLIQNTGACPDVSVTSITGNILTEDKENVEFVEVKLMTSNNPMSMFKTGVDGKYSFGSINMGNSYTVQPIRNDDAVNGVSTLDLVAIQKHILGIEKFDTPYKVIAADINKSNSVSAVDLVELRKLILGVYETFPNNTSWRFISKDHQFANIQSPWDFDETKTMTDLKEGVNLADFVAIKVGDVNHSRQAHSLQGVEVRSNENLTFQIDETSLQAGEEKVLAVRATDFSGIEGYQFTMNLKGMTFLGFESGVLSLNADNFGMIQPEKGVITTSWNATKPVTYSDKDVLFSIRVRANENVQVSKAVQFTSAITRAEAYRAGDEPMNVDVAFVDGKRIINAADFQLLQNNPNPFATTTNIGFVLPSSGEATLTILDVTGKVIKVYSNEYTKGYHQIQVSRKDLPASGVLYYKLESQDYTATRKMVLVD; this is encoded by the coding sequence ATGAAAAAGCTGACATTTACATGGCTTTACATTCTGGCATTTCTGGGTTTCTCTCAAATAGGAAATGCTCAGGAATGTTTGCTCAACGCAGCTGACCTGGTTACCATCAATATGGATTCACGATGTGAACGGACGGTAACTCCGGCAGATGTGCTGGTCAACCTCGACACCACCTTGTGTGATAGTCTGGGGTTGATCATTGAGTACCCTTATCAGGAATTGGCTACCGATCTGGGGCCAAATCGCGTTGATAAGCGATTGATAGGGTATGTTCTTACCTGGCAAGTGATCGACTCCGCTACAGGCAACAGAACCTGGGGACGATTGAAAGTAGAGGATAAGTTTCCTCCTACGTTCAATTGTGTTGATACCCTGGTGAGCTGTTTTGTCGCGCAGGACTTTCCAGCCATCTTGAGTGATCCGATGGATAACTGTGATTATCCAGCCCGGACCGAAATCCTACACCAGCAATGGTTTGACTACGACTGTGCGAATCCGGATACACTGGGTCGTATCGAACGTACCATCCGTGCTTTGGACGTATGGGGTAACTCCTTTACCTGTAACCAGATATTGTACATCCAGCGTGAAAATCTGGATTCAATATATGTTCCTGGTTTGCGCATCATCGACTGCTGCAATGACAGTCTGAAAAACTCCATGTATGCCGAATATGTAGATGGCAAGTACATTCCGATTCCAGTGATCAATGACCTGGGAGAAAGTATCGGTTTGGTTGACCCAATCTACCTGGCTGAAGGCGGCGATACCACCTATCTGTGGCCTAACACCGGCTATTGCCAGATCTATTCGGATTACAAAGATCACGTGATTGAAACTTGTGGGCATTCCTACAAGATCCGCCGTGAATGGAAAGTGATCGACTGGTGTGCGCAGCGCGATACGATTTTGACCCAGTGGATTAAAATCGTTGACACCATGGCACCTGTTGCAGATCGTCCTCTGGATATCACTGCAGCTACCAAAGTGCACGATTGCAAGGCTCACGTCGAATTGAAGCGCCCGAAAATCACCAAAGAATGTTGGGATGCATTTGACGATGTAGAAGTTCGTTATGCCGTGGATGTACCTAGCAGCAGTCATCAGGCGAGCGAATTCATCAGCGGAACCATCGCTCCTGGTAAAACGGCGATCATCTACCTTCCTGCCGGTTGGTTTACGGTCACCTATACCCTGACGGACGGATGTCTGAACTACAGCGTCTATACGCAGAATGTATATGTATATGATAATTCACCTCCGACACCGGTGTGTGATGAGATCACGCAGGTGACACTGGATCCCGATTCCTGCTGGGCACGTGTTTATGCCAAAGACCTGGATGACGGTTCACACGACAACTGTTGCGAGCGTCTGCATTTTGCAGTAGCCAGCATGGACTCCATTGATTATTGGAGAAATTACTGGGAAAATTACTTTGAAGGTTGTTTTGACCACTATGGCTATCAGGATTATAAAGCCTATATCGATGCCTTCATTGAAGAGTGGATCAACATCTTTGTTTTCGATGACTACATCGATTTGACCCATTGCGGCTCTGAAAACCTCGTATTGCGTGTTTATGAAGCTTGTGATGTACCTCTCTACGATGATCACCTCTTCTATGGTGGTGAGCATGAGTGGTACTGGTGGAACAAATCGCCCTGGTTCATGGCATGGTACATGTGGAAACTGGATGAATACAAGCATTATGGAGATCCTCGTCCTGGACTGACATGTTATGAAGGCTCTACCTCTGGTCCGGAAGCTGAAGTGCCAATTACGTGGGACTTCCCGGTAACCTGGGAGATCACAACAGGTACTCATACTTTCTGTGATCCTTCTGACCTGAATACGCCGTTGTCCAAATACGGATATGGAACGCCATACGAAAACATGACCAACACGAGCTCGATCTTCTTCGAACATTTCTTTGGTCTGGATGGTAATCATGGTCCGGAAGCATGGCAAATGTGCTACTGGCATCCGCGCAACGAGTCCGCTCAGGCTGACTGGTATTCAAGAGTACTGGTTCCCTACCAGACAGAAGCTAAAGTCACCAAGACTTTGAACATCACCACTCCTTACTACAGCAAAGGCTTGTATGCGGATTGTATGATCGAAGTTTTGAAAGACGACAAAGTACCTCCGGTGATCCCGGATCTGGAAAACCTGACCGTGTATTGTGATGGTGTGCCTTACTGGGGTGATGCTAAACTGAATGGTGTGGATGAATTCATCTGGCACGGTGCACAGTATGCACATGATATTTGTGCAGAAGAGGACGACCTGGGCTATAGCTCCTGTTTCCTTGACGATACTAAAAAAGATGTTGTCAACCTTCCGGCCGGTAGCCTTTGCGTAAAAGTGCCATGGGATGGTCATGATTTCGGATATTATGGTGGTACTTACTTTGAGAATTACCACAGCTACGATCAGAAACCCTGTCAGCTTGACCAGGTTTGGAAACCCATCTACTGCCGCGTATGGCTGTGGTTGGATTACTACGATCGTGATGCCGATCACAAGTTCAATCCGGAGGATGAATTCACCGATATTTACGATGATATCTACGACAATTGCCGCATCAAGGATATTGAAGAATCCGTAGATAATCATTTGAATGAATGTGGTTATGGCTATGTCGTTAAGACCTGGACTGCCACCGACTGGTGTGATAACGTGACCACTGCTTCTCAGCATCTGTATGTTAAGCCGCGTTCAGACTTTGAAGTCAAATTCCCGGCTGACGTGAAGATCGATTGCAACACCGTCAACGGTAGCCTGGAAGAAGCCATCAAAGCATCTGCTGCTGGTGCCGGATACCCGGTTATTACGGACGATGATTGCGAACTGATCGGCGTTGCTTCTGAAGACCAGCTCTTCGAGACGGTAGAAGAAGCTTGCTACAAGATCCTGCGTACCTGGACCGTGATCGACTGGTGTGTGTACAATGCAGACCGTCACGTATTGAATCCTGACGTTATCGTTACCGATACCTGTGTGGCAAGTTCAGACCGTGACTGTGTCGTACGTCACCTGAAAGATGATGGAGATGGTATCGTTAAGTATACTCAGATCATCAAGGTATTTGATCATACGCCTCCGACGATCACGCCGGCCGAAGACCTGAATGCATGTATCAATGATCCGGATTGCGCTCCTGCAAGCATCGTTTATCCTTTGGGAGAAGCCGTAGATGCTTGTACACCTGGTGACAAGATCGGATACCGTTACTATGTAGATCTTAAAGGAGCCGGTAATCCTGCTCAGTATCTGCGTGGTACAGGTAATGTTCTGAATAAAGAACTTCCTGCCGGTAACCACAAAGTATACCTGATCGCTTCTGACAATTGTGGAAACGAAGATACCGCTTTGATCAAAGTAACGGTTAGAGACTGCAAGAAGCCGACACCTTATTGTTATCATGGTATCGCTACAGTGATTATGCCAACCTCCGGTTCTGTGACCGTATGGGCTAAGGACCTGGATGCAGGTAGCTACGATAACTGTACGACAGATCCGAACCGCCTGATCTTCTCTTTCTCGGAAGATGTTGATGATCAGAGCCGCGTGTTCACCTGCGATAGCATCGGACAGCGTGAGGTTAAAGTATGGGTAACGGACGAGGCTGGTAACCAGGACTTCTGTACCACCTACCTGTTGATCCAGAATACCGGAGCTTGCCCGGATGTATCCGTAACCAGCATTACGGGTAACATCCTGACGGAAGACAAGGAGAACGTAGAATTTGTGGAAGTCAAATTGATGACCTCCAACAATCCGATGTCCATGTTCAAAACTGGTGTTGATGGTAAATACAGCTTTGGCAGCATCAACATGGGTAACAGCTATACCGTTCAGCCTATTCGTAACGACGATGCAGTGAATGGAGTAAGTACCCTTGACCTGGTTGCTATTCAGAAGCACATCCTGGGTATTGAGAAATTCGATACACCTTATAAAGTGATCGCCGCTGACATCAATAAGTCAAACAGCGTATCTGCTGTAGACCTGGTAGAGCTGCGTAAACTGATCCTGGGTGTATACGAAACCTTTCCGAATAACACCAGCTGGCGCTTCATAAGCAAAGATCATCAGTTTGCCAACATTCAGAGCCCATGGGATTTCGATGAAACGAAGACCATGACGGACCTGAAAGAAGGCGTGAATCTGGCAGATTTTGTTGCGATCAAAGTAGGAGACGTAAACCATAGCCGCCAGGCACACAGCCTGCAGGGTGTGGAAGTACGGAGCAATGAAAACCTGACCTTCCAGATCGATGAGACCTCGCTGCAGGCAGGTGAAGAGAAAGTATTGGCTGTTCGTGCTACGGACTTCTCCGGAATTGAGGGATATCAGTTTACCATGAACCTGAAGGGTATGACCTTCTTAGGGTTTGAATCTGGTGTACTGTCCCTGAATGCTGACAACTTCGGAATGATCCAGCCAGAGAAAGGGGTAATCACCACTTCCTGGAATGCGACCAAACCGGTAACCTACTCGGATAAAGACGTCCTGTTCAGCATCCGTGTACGGGCTAACGAGAATGTTCAGGTCAGCAAAGCCGTACAATTTACCTCTGCCATCACCCGGGCTGAAGCTTATCGCGCCGGTGATGAGCCGATGAATGTAGATGTAGCATTCGTGGATGGCAAGCGGATCATAAATGCCGCTGACTTCCAACTGCTGCAAAACAATCCGAACCCATTCGCTACAACGACGAATATCGGATTTGTTCTGCCAAGTTCAGGTGAAGCTACATTGACCATCCTGGATGTAACCGGTAAAGTAATCAAGGTTTACTCCAACGAGTATACCAAAGGTTACCACCAGATCCAGGTAAGCAGAAAAGATTTACCAGCTAGTGGAGTATTGTACTACAAATTGGAGTCACAAGACTACACAGCTACACGAAAAATGGTACTGGTTGACTAA
- a CDS encoding PorP/SprF family type IX secretion system membrane protein: MKKMIYLILILMLVAVKSWSQDRSRYAQYQLYPVLINPAYTGFSGDHNLLFNYRSSWAGFENGNPPRDVTFSYDGKVLDRVGLGAMLVSQQIGSLQNYRAQLAYAYGFKAGDFDLSFGLTTEFLQTRLSNKAILDPFYDPGDPIFEEAVDGLQYFDAALGFYTEYQEKLFVGLTVPNLIRLRIDQANVPTQSESTALKYFALQLGYRFMVENYNFKVEPSLLVRRLRDAPFQTDLNLKLAFLEDQLIGGLVYSIGTTSKVGFLIGTRINNLRLSYSYDVGLIDFQQYNNGSHEITVGLKIDQKPRRVKLEDVDPNQ, encoded by the coding sequence ATGAAAAAAATGATCTACTTGATATTGATCCTGATGCTTGTGGCAGTGAAATCCTGGTCGCAGGACCGGTCCCGCTACGCTCAGTATCAACTGTACCCTGTCCTGATCAACCCTGCGTATACCGGTTTTAGCGGTGACCACAACCTGCTGTTCAATTACCGCAGTTCATGGGCAGGGTTTGAAAATGGAAACCCTCCGAGAGATGTGACGTTTAGCTATGACGGGAAGGTGTTGGATAGGGTAGGCCTGGGAGCCATGCTGGTATCACAGCAGATCGGTTCTCTCCAGAATTATCGGGCACAGCTGGCATACGCCTATGGTTTTAAAGCCGGTGATTTTGATCTGAGCTTTGGATTGACCACGGAGTTTTTGCAAACCCGGCTGAGCAATAAAGCGATTCTGGATCCATTTTATGACCCGGGCGATCCCATTTTTGAAGAAGCTGTGGATGGGCTGCAGTATTTTGATGCGGCACTGGGCTTTTATACCGAATATCAGGAAAAGTTATTTGTGGGATTGACCGTTCCTAACCTGATCCGACTACGGATCGATCAGGCCAATGTTCCAACCCAGTCTGAAAGTACGGCACTGAAATATTTCGCGTTGCAACTGGGCTACCGGTTCATGGTGGAGAATTACAACTTCAAGGTTGAACCTTCCTTATTGGTACGCCGGTTGCGTGATGCTCCGTTCCAGACCGACCTTAACTTAAAACTGGCATTCCTGGAAGACCAGCTCATCGGAGGATTGGTTTATTCCATCGGTACCACCAGCAAAGTGGGATTCCTGATCGGTACACGCATCAATAATCTGCGTTTATCCTATTCGTATGATGTTGGACTGATCGATTTCCAGCAATACAACAATGGTTCCCATGAGATCACGGTAGGGCTCAAAATTGACCAGAAACCACGTCGGGTGAAACTGGAGGACGTGGACCCTAATCAGTAA
- a CDS encoding gliding motility-associated C-terminal domain-containing protein: MKLSLTTLFIAVFSLFLSTGIIAENPDLFALNLAGSVETTSPNQEVCVKITAQGFKNIVTAQWSHKWDPAVLQFKEIRNFNLPQASGGDLNFATNRISEGILTFSWNTTDFANGTTLNDNSVLYEICFTAIGQNGKFSLVEFSNSPRAIEISDLNGIITPNLTSGRVNIGQSTGGDGFTINIGEASTSMGEEICIPVTVTGWKNLTSVQHSINWNPQQLEFVDIKNFALTTNFNLTFGLTETNLGKIRFLWISNDPVAGDNVADNTVIYELCFKATGDCETTVPVSITGDPAEIAATNSAGDIPLNADNGSVTIGSCQFSVVAAAVLNPCPGQTNGSINITVFGKDANTTYAWSNGATTEDLTNLAPGNYQVTVTNGQGQKVSLDSPVALNDNGMQLTPNIVDPQTSSSSDGRIELTVTGGSAPYEYLWSNNSTGKDLVNIPEGSYSVTVTDANSCTSTATFAVSLGIKVANATVNSIKCNGDNNGSIDITVSGGGGTYTYKWSNGATTEDINGLAAGSYSVTVTDGASNTTTGGPYSVTEPSAITVTSQVTDVANQNDGAVSLTVSGGATPYTYAWSNGATTKDISNLEPNNYTVTITDANQCSSVETIPVQTAMLRVNILTQSPACFGSTNGSATATVSNGASPYTYKWNNGATAATISGIGAGTYTVTITDATGATASASGELTEPTSLSVKTNTEPANGGSQGSATVIAQGGTPPYTYNWSPSGQTTQTISNLVKGRYTVVVTDANGCSKIATANVRDNNDIECYDGRKVITPNADGLNDNLIIECVEDTPTKLRIFTSHGQLVYEQDNYDNTWEGTDNGGTPLSDGVYMWVLDVRLDPNDTRIYTGSVTILRKLN, from the coding sequence ATGAAGTTATCATTGACCACCCTATTCATTGCTGTTTTTTCCCTGTTCTTGTCAACGGGCATAATTGCAGAAAATCCCGATCTGTTTGCCCTGAATCTAGCAGGCTCGGTTGAGACAACCAGCCCCAATCAAGAAGTTTGTGTGAAGATTACAGCACAGGGTTTTAAGAATATTGTCACTGCACAATGGTCGCACAAATGGGACCCGGCAGTTCTTCAATTCAAGGAAATCCGGAATTTCAACCTGCCTCAGGCATCCGGAGGTGACCTCAACTTTGCAACCAACCGTATTAGTGAAGGTATCCTGACATTCTCCTGGAATACCACCGATTTTGCCAATGGTACGACGTTGAATGACAATAGTGTACTGTATGAGATTTGTTTCACAGCCATAGGTCAGAATGGAAAGTTCAGCCTGGTTGAGTTTTCAAACTCACCGCGGGCTATTGAAATTTCCGATCTGAATGGTATCATCACCCCGAATCTTACCAGCGGACGGGTTAATATCGGTCAGTCGACGGGTGGCGATGGATTCACCATCAATATTGGTGAAGCAAGCACCTCGATGGGTGAAGAAATTTGTATTCCGGTTACCGTAACCGGATGGAAAAACCTGACCAGCGTGCAACACAGCATCAACTGGAATCCGCAACAATTGGAATTCGTTGATATCAAGAACTTTGCACTTACCACCAATTTTAACCTGACTTTCGGTTTAACCGAGACGAATCTGGGAAAAATCCGATTTCTATGGATATCCAATGACCCGGTAGCCGGAGATAATGTTGCTGATAATACGGTGATCTATGAACTGTGTTTCAAAGCCACCGGTGATTGTGAGACAACGGTTCCTGTAAGTATAACCGGCGATCCTGCCGAGATAGCGGCAACAAACAGTGCCGGCGACATTCCACTCAATGCCGACAATGGAAGTGTGACCATTGGTTCATGCCAGTTCTCCGTAGTTGCAGCTGCGGTGCTGAATCCTTGTCCCGGCCAAACCAATGGCTCCATCAACATTACCGTGTTTGGTAAGGATGCCAATACAACCTATGCCTGGAGTAATGGCGCGACGACTGAGGACCTGACAAATCTGGCACCAGGTAATTATCAGGTAACTGTGACAAACGGTCAAGGCCAGAAAGTAAGTCTGGACAGCCCGGTGGCACTGAATGATAATGGGATGCAGTTAACACCTAATATTGTTGATCCTCAGACATCCTCTTCTTCGGATGGCAGAATAGAGCTGACAGTTACCGGAGGCAGTGCACCCTATGAATACCTCTGGAGCAATAACAGTACTGGGAAAGATCTGGTCAATATCCCTGAAGGATCCTACAGCGTGACGGTTACGGATGCGAACAGCTGTACATCAACGGCCACTTTCGCCGTATCCCTGGGTATTAAAGTGGCTAATGCCACAGTGAATAGCATCAAGTGCAACGGAGATAATAATGGTAGCATTGATATTACCGTCAGTGGGGGAGGTGGTACTTACACCTACAAGTGGAGCAACGGGGCTACCACCGAAGACATCAACGGACTGGCTGCAGGTTCGTACTCAGTCACGGTGACGGATGGTGCATCAAATACCACGACCGGTGGACCGTATTCAGTGACAGAGCCCTCCGCCATCACTGTAACTTCCCAGGTTACCGATGTAGCCAACCAGAATGACGGTGCGGTAAGCCTGACCGTTTCTGGAGGGGCTACCCCTTATACCTATGCCTGGAGCAATGGTGCTACTACGAAAGATATTTCGAACCTGGAACCAAATAATTATACGGTGACGATCACCGATGCCAATCAGTGCTCTTCGGTGGAAACCATACCGGTACAGACGGCTATGTTACGGGTGAATATTTTGACCCAGTCACCGGCATGCTTCGGCTCAACCAACGGATCGGCCACCGCTACGGTCAGCAATGGGGCATCTCCCTATACCTATAAATGGAATAATGGCGCAACCGCCGCAACCATTTCCGGGATTGGAGCCGGAACCTATACCGTAACCATTACGGATGCAACCGGAGCAACTGCCTCCGCCAGTGGTGAACTAACCGAACCAACCTCATTATCCGTGAAAACAAATACAGAACCGGCCAATGGCGGATCCCAGGGTTCAGCTACCGTCATTGCCCAGGGTGGTACTCCGCCTTACACCTATAACTGGTCACCGTCTGGCCAGACAACCCAGACCATTTCCAATCTTGTCAAAGGCCGCTATACCGTGGTCGTTACCGATGCGAACGGTTGTTCTAAAATCGCCACGGCCAACGTTCGGGATAACAACGACATTGAATGCTATGATGGGCGTAAGGTAATCACCCCCAATGCAGACGGTCTCAATGACAACCTTATCATCGAATGCGTGGAGGATACGCCAACCAAGTTGCGGATATTTACCAGTCATGGACAGTTGGTCTATGAACAAGATAATTACGATAATACCTGGGAGGGTACCGACAATGGAGGGACTCCATTGAGTGATGGAGTCTACATGTGGGTATTGGACGTTCGCCTTGACCCCAATGATACCCGGATCTATACCGGGTCGGTAACCATATTACGCAAACTGAATTGA
- a CDS encoding T9SS type A sorting domain-containing protein yields the protein MERFQHLKLNSAWLVRIMSTFALLMTFAASSFAFEIWCPKDTWIWDEDMPNYHYEKPVVNSYYHYDIWGPWEEKHINCGEGYIKVTWKIKDHYGDWHYCYQTITVKAKHHYGSITVECPKDKTIWCEDLHYLKYEKPYVHSYGHYEIYGPWVDEHLNSCGVGKILVTWKIVDDCGQWQECHQYIWVKQKSSYDSYYGPVTWWPKDYLTDYCEGDLSPDNLPKGYDYPKLASDEHNCSSLGISYSDEVFYPYGDADFCYKILRTWKVIDWCSYDPYDHYGHKGLWEHVQVIKVHGGGEAPDLVCPDDITVSVSGHDNQAYVELDPVDASSANSCSDKLYVSNNSKYADHNGADASGYYPIGVHWVSFWAKDGCHNTAECKVKITVEDQIAPTPYCVASLVTVIAWHEDGVYTKLDPKKFDLGSYDNYTPKNKLKFTMDPPVLECSDLDTNHVKMWVEDEFGNKDFCTVQLILQDNMGMCPRDSTEGLYSISGSIKTEAGQPVVNAIVSFANSDTVSTVTAANGNYQSLLLRPDRSYSVIPTKEAHPMDGVNTKDYILLYQYVMGNATLDSPYKIIAADVNGDHKVTFEDVFALGSMILSKDESMPAGMHSWRFIDAHYQFAHPSDPFQDNFHEYMTVSTLADHMEHMDFIGIKIGDVDGSVGGLEAREEVDRQLILDIMNRLAPQVKALKATVYPNPFHQEAILEIESPQVDQATIILHDVTGKTLYQTQQQLAPGINQVALPAQTLQSEGIYYYRVLTSTGSATGKVLKVE from the coding sequence ATGGAAAGATTTCAACATTTGAAACTTAATTCTGCATGGCTGGTAAGAATCATGAGCACCTTCGCTCTGCTGATGACTTTTGCCGCATCGTCCTTTGCCTTCGAGATCTGGTGTCCGAAAGATACCTGGATCTGGGATGAGGATATGCCGAATTACCACTACGAAAAACCCGTAGTGAACTCGTACTATCATTATGATATCTGGGGACCTTGGGAAGAGAAACACATCAACTGTGGAGAAGGTTACATCAAGGTAACCTGGAAGATCAAGGATCATTATGGAGACTGGCATTATTGTTATCAGACCATAACCGTCAAAGCGAAACACCATTATGGATCCATCACCGTGGAGTGTCCTAAGGACAAGACCATCTGGTGTGAAGACCTGCATTATTTAAAATACGAGAAGCCGTACGTTCATTCCTATGGCCATTATGAAATTTATGGCCCCTGGGTTGACGAGCATCTGAACAGCTGCGGAGTCGGCAAGATCCTGGTCACCTGGAAAATTGTGGATGACTGCGGACAATGGCAGGAATGCCACCAGTACATCTGGGTCAAACAGAAAAGCAGTTATGACAGTTATTACGGACCGGTGACCTGGTGGCCCAAGGACTACCTCACCGATTATTGTGAAGGTGATCTCAGTCCGGACAATTTGCCAAAAGGATACGATTATCCAAAACTGGCGTCGGACGAACACAATTGCAGCAGTCTGGGTATTAGCTATTCCGATGAAGTCTTTTATCCTTACGGGGACGCTGACTTCTGCTATAAGATCCTGCGTACCTGGAAAGTGATCGACTGGTGCAGCTATGATCCGTATGATCATTATGGTCATAAAGGACTTTGGGAACATGTTCAGGTGATCAAAGTCCATGGTGGGGGAGAAGCTCCTGACCTGGTATGCCCGGATGACATTACGGTTTCCGTGTCCGGCCATGACAACCAGGCTTACGTGGAGCTCGATCCCGTAGATGCCAGCTCGGCCAATAGTTGTTCCGATAAGCTGTATGTATCGAACAATTCCAAATATGCTGACCACAATGGTGCAGATGCCAGCGGTTATTATCCGATCGGCGTCCATTGGGTATCGTTCTGGGCTAAAGATGGCTGCCACAATACCGCCGAGTGTAAAGTGAAGATCACTGTAGAGGACCAGATCGCTCCGACACCTTATTGTGTTGCCAGCCTGGTTACAGTCATTGCCTGGCATGAAGACGGAGTCTACACCAAACTGGATCCGAAAAAATTTGACCTCGGTAGTTATGACAACTATACCCCGAAGAACAAATTGAAGTTTACCATGGATCCACCGGTATTGGAATGTTCGGATCTGGATACCAATCACGTAAAGATGTGGGTGGAAGATGAATTTGGGAACAAAGACTTCTGCACAGTCCAGCTTATCCTTCAGGATAACATGGGCATGTGTCCACGCGATTCCACCGAAGGGCTCTACAGCATCTCTGGCTCCATCAAGACCGAAGCAGGTCAGCCGGTTGTCAATGCGATCGTATCCTTTGCCAATAGTGATACGGTCTCAACCGTCACGGCAGCCAATGGTAACTACCAGTCGCTGCTGTTGCGTCCTGACCGGTCGTATTCCGTAATACCGACGAAAGAAGCTCATCCGATGGATGGGGTCAATACCAAGGATTACATACTCCTTTATCAGTATGTGATGGGTAATGCCACCCTTGACTCCCCGTACAAAATCATTGCGGCGGATGTCAACGGAGACCATAAAGTGACGTTCGAGGATGTATTCGCTCTCGGATCCATGATCCTGAGCAAGGATGAATCGATGCCGGCAGGAATGCACTCCTGGCGCTTTATTGATGCACATTATCAATTTGCACATCCTTCCGATCCATTCCAGGACAATTTCCATGAGTATATGACAGTGTCAACACTGGCAGACCATATGGAACATATGGATTTCATCGGAATCAAAATTGGCGATGTTGACGGATCTGTCGGGGGATTGGAAGCACGGGAAGAAGTTGACCGTCAATTAATCCTTGACATTATGAATCGTCTGGCTCCACAGGTAAAAGCATTAAAAGCAACCGTATATCCTAATCCATTCCATCAAGAGGCCATCCTGGAAATCGAATCACCTCAAGTGGACCAAGCGACTATTATATTACACGATGTCACCGGAAAGACCCTGTACCAGACGCAGCAGCAGCTGGCACCAGGCATCAATCAGGTGGCGCTGCCGGCACAAACCCTGCAGTCAGAAGGTATTTATTACTACCGTGTGCTGACCAGCACCGGTTCTGCAACAGGTAAAGTGTTAAAAGTAGAGTAG